The following proteins are co-located in the Festucalex cinctus isolate MCC-2025b chromosome 15, RoL_Fcin_1.0, whole genome shotgun sequence genome:
- the abraxas1 gene encoding BRCA1-A complex subunit Abraxas 1 isoform X1, which translates to MAEPTVRISGIVLTSLMFQHLNEDSDVEGLLLGENHVEEHVTISDAREDHVHLRQTCNIHKHVCCHKLNTWYDAAGRVDAAAVRQLLGSERRERVIGWYRQRRNSPQRMSMRERAVHENLKVALRAPGAVFLLLTPAALTEAGSTHRAEYVAFLAGDRQVAVRVTNLASLDRRAYWTASPNAAAGYRRAVGRHSAKLLDAGGQLADVDGVSAMNESLQDELQGACDAVVDSERAVAASLADVCALRKKLRDSKRKSAIASKAEGATVPSRNARLQLAIRALAKRSPLFASCTLTLDGSPVPDATFAQDATCAQVSLRPRAGKRKRRKGCDAAK; encoded by the exons ATGGCGGAGCCCACAGTGCGGATATCTGGCATCGTTCTGACTTCTTTGATGTTTCAACACCTCAACGAAGACTCGGACGTG GAAGGTTTGCTCCTGGGCGAGAACCACGTGGAGGAGCACGTGACCATCAGCGACGCGAGAGAGGACCACGTCCACCTCCGACAAACTTGCA ATATCCACAAGCACGTGTGTTGCCACAAGCTCAACAC GTGGTACGACGCGGCGGGCAGAGTGGACGCGGCGGCGGTCCGTCAGCTGCTGGGGTCCGAGCGTCGGGAGCGCGTGATCGGCTGGTACCGCCAGCGGCGCAACTCGCCGCAGCGGATGAGCATGCGCGAGAGGGCGGTGCACGAGAACCTGAAGGTGGCGCTGCGCGCGCCCGGTGCCGTCTTCCTGCTGCTCACGCCCGCCGCGCTGACGGAGGCGGGCTCCACGCACCGCGCCGAGTACGTCGCCTTCCTCGCCGGCGACag GCAGGTCGCCGTGCGGGTCACCAACTTGGCGTCGCTGGACCGGCGGGCCTACTGGACGGCGTCGCCGAACGCGGCGGCGGGCTACCGGCGCGCCGTCGGTCGGCACAG CGCCAAGTTGTTGGACGCTGGCGGCCAGTTGGCGGACGTGGACGGCGTCAGCGCCATGAACGAGTCGCTGCAGGACGAGCTGCAG GGGGCGTGTGACGCCGTGGTGGACAGCGAACGCGCCGTTGCGGCTTCGCTCGCCGACGTTTGCGCCCTCAGGAAGAAGCTCCGCGACAGCAAGCGGAAGTCGGCCATAGCCAGCAAAG CAGAGGGCGCAACTGTCCCCAGCAGGAACGCGCGCCTCCAGCTGGCCATCCGAGCGCTCGCCAAGCGCTCGCCGCTCTTCGCCTCGTGCACGCTGACGCTGGACGGCTCGCCCGTGCCGGACGCCACCTTCGCCCAGGACGCCACGTGCGCCCAGGTGAGTCTCCGCCCCCGGGCCGGCAAGAGGAAGCGGCGCAAGGGTTGCGACGCCGCAAAATGA
- the mrps18c gene encoding small ribosomal subunit protein bS18m translates to MLPFKRTHRLLFGVLSRLPEASKPAALTSLSSVSPDHHAQQQQVKHHQLVKMDNPYKEPPKGCVLCNVTVDFKNIQLLSQFISPHTGRIYGRHITGLCGRKQREVTKSIKKAQAMGFMSVTHKHPVLMRDPNICSIKHVD, encoded by the exons ATGCTCCCTTTCAAGCGAACACATCGGTTATTATTTGGTGTCCTTTCGCGCCTTCCAGAGGCGAGCAAACCTGCAG CTTTAACGAGCTTGTCGTCCGTTTCACCTGACCACCATGCGCAGCAACAGCAAGTCAAACACCACCAG CTCGTCAAGATGGACAATCCTTACAAGGAGCCGCCGAAAGGTTGCGTCCTCTGCAACGTCACTGTCGACTTCAAGAACATTCAG CTTCTGTCTCAGTTCATCTCGCCGCACACGGGAAGGATCTACGGCCGCCACATCACAG GCTTGTGCGGGCGCAAACAAAGAGAAGTCACCAAATCCATCAAGAAGGCGCAAGCGATGG gtTTCATGTCGGTGACACACAAACATCCCGTTTTGATGCGGGACCCCAACATCTGCAGCATCAAACATGTGGATTAG
- the abraxas1 gene encoding BRCA1-A complex subunit Abraxas 1 isoform X3 — translation MAEPTVRISGIVLTSLMFQHLNEDSDVEGLLLGENHVEEHVTISDAREDHVHLRQTCNIHKHVCCHKLNTWYDAAGRVDAAAVRQLLGSERRERVIGWYRQRRNSPQRMSMRERAVHENLKVALRAPGAVFLLLTPAALTEAGSTHRAEQVAVRVTNLASLDRRAYWTASPNAAAGYRRAVGRHSAKLLDAGGQLADVDGVSAMNESLQDELQGACDAVVDSERAVAASLADVCALRKKLRDSKRKSAIASKAEGATVPSRNARLQLAIRALAKRSPLFASCTLTLDGSPVPDATFAQDATCAQVSLRPRAGKRKRRKGCDAAK, via the exons ATGGCGGAGCCCACAGTGCGGATATCTGGCATCGTTCTGACTTCTTTGATGTTTCAACACCTCAACGAAGACTCGGACGTG GAAGGTTTGCTCCTGGGCGAGAACCACGTGGAGGAGCACGTGACCATCAGCGACGCGAGAGAGGACCACGTCCACCTCCGACAAACTTGCA ATATCCACAAGCACGTGTGTTGCCACAAGCTCAACAC GTGGTACGACGCGGCGGGCAGAGTGGACGCGGCGGCGGTCCGTCAGCTGCTGGGGTCCGAGCGTCGGGAGCGCGTGATCGGCTGGTACCGCCAGCGGCGCAACTCGCCGCAGCGGATGAGCATGCGCGAGAGGGCGGTGCACGAGAACCTGAAGGTGGCGCTGCGCGCGCCCGGTGCCGTCTTCCTGCTGCTCACGCCCGCCGCGCTGACGGAGGCGGGCTCCACGCACCGCGCCGA GCAGGTCGCCGTGCGGGTCACCAACTTGGCGTCGCTGGACCGGCGGGCCTACTGGACGGCGTCGCCGAACGCGGCGGCGGGCTACCGGCGCGCCGTCGGTCGGCACAG CGCCAAGTTGTTGGACGCTGGCGGCCAGTTGGCGGACGTGGACGGCGTCAGCGCCATGAACGAGTCGCTGCAGGACGAGCTGCAG GGGGCGTGTGACGCCGTGGTGGACAGCGAACGCGCCGTTGCGGCTTCGCTCGCCGACGTTTGCGCCCTCAGGAAGAAGCTCCGCGACAGCAAGCGGAAGTCGGCCATAGCCAGCAAAG CAGAGGGCGCAACTGTCCCCAGCAGGAACGCGCGCCTCCAGCTGGCCATCCGAGCGCTCGCCAAGCGCTCGCCGCTCTTCGCCTCGTGCACGCTGACGCTGGACGGCTCGCCCGTGCCGGACGCCACCTTCGCCCAGGACGCCACGTGCGCCCAGGTGAGTCTCCGCCCCCGGGCCGGCAAGAGGAAGCGGCGCAAGGGTTGCGACGCCGCAAAATGA
- the abraxas1 gene encoding BRCA1-A complex subunit Abraxas 1 isoform X2, which yields MAEPTVRISGIVLTSLMFQHLNEDSDVEGLLLGENHVEEHVTISDAREDHVHLRQTCNIHKHVCCHKLNTWYDAAGRVDAAAVRQLLGSERRERVIGWYRQRRNSPQRMSMRERAVHENLKVALRAPGAVFLLLTPAALTEAGSTHRAEYVAFLAGDRQVAVRVTNLASLDRRAYWTASPNAAAGYRRAVGRHSAKLLDAGGQLADVDGVSAMNESLQDELQGACDAVVDSERAVAASLADVCALRKKLRDSKRKSAIASKEGATVPSRNARLQLAIRALAKRSPLFASCTLTLDGSPVPDATFAQDATCAQVSLRPRAGKRKRRKGCDAAK from the exons ATGGCGGAGCCCACAGTGCGGATATCTGGCATCGTTCTGACTTCTTTGATGTTTCAACACCTCAACGAAGACTCGGACGTG GAAGGTTTGCTCCTGGGCGAGAACCACGTGGAGGAGCACGTGACCATCAGCGACGCGAGAGAGGACCACGTCCACCTCCGACAAACTTGCA ATATCCACAAGCACGTGTGTTGCCACAAGCTCAACAC GTGGTACGACGCGGCGGGCAGAGTGGACGCGGCGGCGGTCCGTCAGCTGCTGGGGTCCGAGCGTCGGGAGCGCGTGATCGGCTGGTACCGCCAGCGGCGCAACTCGCCGCAGCGGATGAGCATGCGCGAGAGGGCGGTGCACGAGAACCTGAAGGTGGCGCTGCGCGCGCCCGGTGCCGTCTTCCTGCTGCTCACGCCCGCCGCGCTGACGGAGGCGGGCTCCACGCACCGCGCCGAGTACGTCGCCTTCCTCGCCGGCGACag GCAGGTCGCCGTGCGGGTCACCAACTTGGCGTCGCTGGACCGGCGGGCCTACTGGACGGCGTCGCCGAACGCGGCGGCGGGCTACCGGCGCGCCGTCGGTCGGCACAG CGCCAAGTTGTTGGACGCTGGCGGCCAGTTGGCGGACGTGGACGGCGTCAGCGCCATGAACGAGTCGCTGCAGGACGAGCTGCAG GGGGCGTGTGACGCCGTGGTGGACAGCGAACGCGCCGTTGCGGCTTCGCTCGCCGACGTTTGCGCCCTCAGGAAGAAGCTCCGCGACAGCAAGCGGAAGTCGGCCATAGCCAGCAAAG AGGGCGCAACTGTCCCCAGCAGGAACGCGCGCCTCCAGCTGGCCATCCGAGCGCTCGCCAAGCGCTCGCCGCTCTTCGCCTCGTGCACGCTGACGCTGGACGGCTCGCCCGTGCCGGACGCCACCTTCGCCCAGGACGCCACGTGCGCCCAGGTGAGTCTCCGCCCCCGGGCCGGCAAGAGGAAGCGGCGCAAGGGTTGCGACGCCGCAAAATGA